Part of the Paenibacillus sp. FSL R7-0273 genome is shown below.
TATGGCATGGCAGAACAACTTCAACTTGAAATGGGAAACATACGGATATCGAATGATGTCGTCTCTAAAATTGCCGGTTTGGCGGCATTGGAGACTCCGGGCATAGCGGCCATGTCAGGCGGCTTGTCTGAAGGCTGGGCGAAGCGTCTAAGCGGCAAGAATGTGCAGAAAGGCGTTACTGTTGAAGTGGGGCAGCTTGAAGCTGCAGTGGATCTGCGTATCATTGTACTGTATGAGACACCGATCCATGAGGTCTGCCGGATGCTTCAGCAGAATGTGCGTGAGGCAGTAGAGAGCATGACCGGCCTTCATATTGTGGAAGTGAATGTCAAGGTTGAAGGCGTTGCCTTCAAGAACGACGAAATTTCATAAGGTTTGAACGAAAAAGGCAGCCCGGAGATCATTCCGGACTGCCTTTTTATATCCGGCAGCTGCTGTCCCGCTCTAGCGGGTGGCGCGTACCTGCCGCACAGTGGTGACGGATTTGGTAACCTCTTCTTTGGCCGGGCGGTTTGTTTCCCGTGAGATGCTGAGCATAATGCCCATACAGAACATCGTAACCACCAGTGAGGATCCCCCGTAGCTGATAAATGGAAGTGTGACCCCTGTAAGCGGGATCGTCTTAGTAACCCCTCCGATGTTGACGAAGGCCTGTATGGCAATCAGGCCCATGACCCCGACGCCGACGAGTGTGCCAAAAGGATCGGTGCACCTGAGGGCAATCATGATGCCCCTCCAGATAAAGTACAGATAGACTAGCAGGAAGACGGCTGTGCCGATAAAGCCGAGCTCCTCGCCGATGACGGCGAAGATAAAGTCCGTATACGGATAAGGCAGATAATGAAGCTTCTGGATACTCTGTCCGAACCCCGCGCCGCCTGTGCCCCCTTCTCCCAAAGCCGTCAGAGACTGGATGATATTATATCCCCCGTCTTCAGCATCCTTGAAAGGGTCAATAAAAGCCGCGATGCGGTCCATTTTGTAGTTGTTGTCAGCAGCCACAATAGTTGTCTGCGGCGACAGGGAGTCTATGGCGGTTTTGGCTCCCATGACAATGCCTACGCCAAGCACCAATAGTGCAATTGAGGCGAGGATATGCTTCATGCTGGCACCGCCGGCATAGATAACAAGCCCGCTGGTTGCTACAAGAATAAGACAGGAGCCCAGATCCGGCTGCATCATGATAAGGCCGGCAACAATACCGACAATGACCATGACCGGAATATAGCCTGTGCGTAAATCCCGCAGCCGCTCGCCCTTTTTGGTAATGAGTGCAGACAGATACAGGATGATCGAGATTTTGGCAAGCTCCGTAGGCTGGATGCCGAGTCCGCCGATGTTAAACCAGCTCTTGGCACCGTTGGTGCGCTCAGTGAAAGCTACAAGCAGCAGCAGAAGGAGCGTAAGTAAAAAAATCGGGGCATACCATTTCTTGAATTTACTGTAGTGGATATTCATAACGGTGAACATTACGACGCTGCCGACTACTACCCATTGAATCTGATTCTTGAGGAAGTACAGCGGATCGTTCCCGAACTTTTCACTGGCCAGGGTCAGGCTGGAGCTGGAGCTGAACACCATGACAAGACCGAAGCCGACCAGGAGCAGGGTCAGGATGAGCAGCTGGAAATCAGGCGTGCCTCTTTTGGGAAGTCTGGCTTTTTGTTTGGTTTTTCCTTTTACGGTATTCAAGCTTCAAGCAGTCCTTTCAGCTCAAGAATGCGCTGTGCTGCGGTGTCGAGTACAGGCTGGGGGACCGGGGAGTCATACTCCAGGCCATGGGGAAAGGTGGCCTTGCCCAGATAAACGGCTTCAACGGCCAGCACGGCATCGGGCTTCTCCAGCTTGCCTTCGACAGCACGCGTGTTGATTCTGAGGAAGTATTCGCCGCCTTCTTGCGGGTCTTCGATCTTGCAGTCGTAAGTGGCACGCGTGTACTCCCACTGCCAGCGGATGAACCCGGCTTTGGCCGCACTTTCGTCCAGATATTGAAGGTCGCTTTGCAGTCCTACGAGGCCAGTGTTCTCAAATATCATAGCGCACATATCCCCCTTATGAAGTATAATGATCATTTCGCAAGTGTCATTATAGATGTTCTACCTCATGATAGTATGTTTCCGGGGCTTGCGCAAGGTAAGCCGGGCATAGCCGTACACAGTTTTTTGCGTTTCTGCTACAATGTAAAAATACGTGAGAAGGGAATGGAACCGTATGGACAAAAGAGAGATCGACCGGCTGCTTCCGGAGATGGTGGAATGGCGCCGCCATTTGCACCGCCACCCGGAGACGTCCTACCAGGAGAAGGAAACGTCGGCTTTTGTAGCCGCGAAGCTGGAAGCATTCGGAATTGAAGTAAAGCGCAGCAAGGCCGGTTACGGACTGACGGGAATTCTGAAGGGCAGCAGGCCGGGTAAGACAGTGGTGCTGCGTGCCGATATGGATGCGCTGAATATTACCGAGGAGAGCGGAAGTGAATATGCTTCACAGAATCCCGGTGTTATGCATGCCTGCGGACATGATGGTCATACGGCAATGCTGCTCGGGGCAGCTGCGTACTATAGCGCCCGGAGGGACGGGCTGAAGGGCGAGCTGCGCTTTTTGTTCCAGCCTGCAGAAGAAATCTGCCCCGGCGGAGCGAAGGATATGATTGCTGAAGGGGTGCTTGACGGAGCGGATGCCATCTACGGCCTGCATCTGTGGACACCGCTGCCTCTGGGCACAGTCGGCAGTGCGCCGGGTCCGCTGATGGCATCGGCGGACGAATTCTTCATTGATATTACCGGCAGGGGCGGACACGGCGGGATGCCCCACCGCACGGTAGACAGTATCGTAGCCGCTGCAGCGCTGGTTACACAGCTGCAGACCATCGTCAGCCGCAGTGTAGATCCGCTGCAGCCTGCAGTGCTCAGCATCGGCACCATTCAGGGCGGAACTGCCCAGAATATCATTGCTGAACGCTGCCGGATTACCGGTACGGTCCGTGCCTTTGATGAAGAGACCCGGTATCTGATCCGCACCAGAATTGAGGAGATGGCATCAGCGGTTGCTGCTGTTTACGGGGCTGAGGCGAAGGTGGATTACATGATGGGCTATCCGCCGCTGGTTAATGATGAGGCGGAATTCCGCCGGTTTATGCGGGTTGCTCCCGAAGCGCTTGGAGATGAGGCGCAGGTCATTCATATGGAGAAGATTATGCCCGCTGAAGACTTCGCTTATTATGTGAAGGAGATTCCCGGCTGCTTTATCTTTGTCGGCGCCGGAAATGCGGACAAGAATGCCGTGTACCCGCATCATCACAGCAAATTTGATTTTGACGAGGATGCCCTGCTGCACGGTGCCACGCTGCTGGTGGCGCTCGCTGACTCCTGCCAGAATGAATAATTGCACTTATCATGCATAAATAGCCAGGATTGGGAGAACCTACTTCCGTATATTACGGAGAGACAGGAGGTTCCTACTTGAAGACAGTCAGAGAAGTGATGACAGAGCGGCCTGCAGCGGTGACGCTGCTGGATAATGTCTATGAGGTTGCCGTCAAAATGAGAGACTATGATACAGGGTTCATTCCGGTGACTGATTCAGAGTCGGGCAACAGGCTCATCGGTGTGATTACGGACCGGGACCTGGTGCTGAGAGGGTACGCGCAGAAGCATCCGGGTTCCACCGCTGTGGAGACGGTGATGAGCAAGCAGGTAGTTTCCGTTGAGCAGTCTGCGACTGTAGAGGAAGCAGCTGAGCTTATGGCATCACGGCAGATCCGCCGCCTGCCGGTAACCCGTGACGGGGAGCTGATAGGCGTTGTGTCGCTGGGCGACTTGGCTGCAAAGAATATTTTTGCAGACGAAGCGGGAGAGGCGCTGAGTGAAATATCCCGGCACCGGCTGCATTGAATAAGATACAAGAGAAGCTCATAGCCGCAAAATTGCGGGCGTGGGCTTTTTCCTGTTGGGCCTGTTCTTACAGTCAGGCGTGACAAGAGCTGATCAGTGATAAAACAGACAGGAGGAGAGAAAATGAACGGAACAGGGGCATGTATAGCCCGTAAAGATAAGACTGTGCTGCTGGAATGCGGACACCCGGGATTCGGGGCTGCTGGAATGGAGCTTGCAGATTACGCCGAGCTTGTAAAAAGCCTTCCGGCCTATCACACCTACCGGATCACTCCGCTGTCATTGTGGAATGCCGCTGCCGGAGGGATGACGGCGGAGCAGATCATTGCCAGTCTGCGGCGCCTGGCGCGCTGGGGGGTTCCGGCCGGACTGGAGGAAGAAATCGGCAGGCTGGTCACACGGTACGGAAGACTGACGCTGCATGCCGGTACAGCGGATAGCCGGCTGGTGCTGCTGCGCGCCGACAGCCCGGCGCTGCTCGATGAGCTGGCAGGCCTCGCAGGGCTGGACGCGCTGCAGCTTAGAAGAACCGGAGAGCTGGAATGTGCATGTCCGGCAGTCTCCCGCGGGCTGCTGAAGCAGGAGCTTACCCGGCTCGGCTACCCGGTGCTGGACTATGCCGGCTACCGTGAAGGCCAGGGGCTTAGCTTGGCCTGGACCGGTGTCGGGCTGGAGGAGACCGGCGGCAATCCGGGGACCTTCGGGCTCCGGCCATATCAGCAGGAGGCAGTCCGGTTATTCTACGGGATGGGCGGAAGCGGAGTGGTTGTTCTTCCCTGCGGGGCGGGGAAGACGGTGGTAGGCCTTGCTGTCATTGAGAAGCTGCAGTGTGAAACACTGATCCTGACCTCCAATACAACCTCAGTTGAGCAGTGGCGTGAAGAGCTGCTGCAGCGGACGAGCCTGCAGAGCGGAGAGATCGGGGAATATACCGGTGAGCGCCGGGAAGTGCGGCCCGTTACGCTGGCAACCTATCAGATGCTGACACACCGCCGCTCAAAGGAAGAGGATTTCGTCCACATGAGTCTGTTCAATGAGCGCAACTGGGGCCTTATTATCTATGACGAGGTGCATCTGCTCCCTGCCCCGGTCTTCCGGGCAACCGCCGATATCCAGGCAACGCGGCGCCTGGGACTGACTGCTACGCTGATCAGGGAGGACGGCCGCGAAGGGGATGTCTTCTCGCTGATCGGACCGCGCTGCTATGAGCTGCCCTGGAGGTCGCTGGAGAAGCAGGGCTGGATCGCCGCTGTGGAATGTGTGGAGCTGGTTGTGCCGATGGACAGTGCCCTGCGCAGCAGGTATCTCTACGCCGGGGGCAAGGAGCAGTTCCGGCTGGCCGCCGGCAACCCGTCCAAGGCGGAGGCGGCCGCGGGGATTATTGCCGAGCATGCCGGAGCAAGGGTGCTTGTGATCGGCCAATACCTGGATCAGCTCGAAGCGCTGGCTGCCTGTCTGGATGCCCCGCTTATCACCGGGAAAACCCCGCAGCGTGAACGCAACAGGCTGTACGAGGCCTTTAACGAAGGCGCACTAAATGTGCTGGTGGTATCCAAGGTAGCCAATTTTGCAGTCAATCTGCCGGACGCTTCGGTTGCGATCGAGGTATCGGGTGCATACGGCTCCCGGCAGGAGGAGGCCCAGCGGCTGGGACGGATTCTGCGGCCCAAGCAGGGCGAGAACAGAGCCTATTTCTATACGCTGGTCACCGGAGACAGCCGTGAACAGGAATTTGCCCTGCGGCGGCGGCTGTTCCTGACGGAGCAGGGCTATGAATATGCGGTCAGAACAGCCGGGCCGCAGGAGGAGGCTTTGCTATGATGACCGTGAGTCCAGGCGCAAATGAGATTCTGCGGCGCATATGTGCAGCTTATGCGGACAGGCCGTTTGCCGTGGAGAAGGCGGAGCAGCTGCGCCCTGAAGCGCTCTGCCGTGCTGAGCTCCAGCTGGCAATCCTGGAGCTGCGCCGGGCCGGGCTGCTGGAGCTGCGCCAGAAAATCTGGGGCGAGCAGCTGTACCAGATCCCTCCGCAGCAGCTGGCTGCTGTGCAGCAGGAATGCTTTAGCTGCAAGCCGGAATCCCTTAATAGCGGACGTGTTGAGGTGACCTGGCCCGCAGAGGCCGGGCTGGCTGCACAGCTGTTCCGCACGCTGGTGTTCATGCGCCAGGAAGGGCTTCCGCTGACAGGCAAAGGAGCCGTCCACAAGAAGCACTCGGGCAGACTGGCAGCTCAGCTGCCTGTCAAGGATAAGCATCTGCGCGGCTTGTTCCCCAGTACTCCTGCAGATGAGACGGTTCCGCTTACTGTCACTGTGCTGCTGGATTTAATGCTTGCACTGGAGCTTGCTGAACGCGGGGACAACGCTTACCGGCTGAAGACTGAGAAGATGAATGCTTGGCTTGGGCTCGCTGAGGCGCAGATGACGGAAATGTTATACGGTGTAATCCTCAGCCGTTACGCTGCTTCAGAGCCGGCCCAGCAGCATTTCCGGTATCTTCTGTCATCCGGCGCTTTCACGCCGGGCAGCTGGTATGTGCTCCGTGATTTAATGGATTTAATGCTGCAGTCGGATCTGACTGCAGGCAAGGATACCGAAGCGCTTCAGCCGGGCTGTATTGCCTGGCTGCAATGCATGGCAGGCTTCGGCTGGTGTGAGCTGGGGACGGCGGCAGACAGCGGGGAGTGCTGCTTCCGCTGGACCCTGTATAAGCCGGTGCTTCCGGCAGGACAGCAGAATCAGGACACCGGGAATTTCTGCGCGGAACCCGGATACAGCGCGGGCGGAGCCGGAGGCGGCTTTATCGTCCAGCCGGATTTCGAGGTGCTGGTTCCGCCGGAGGTCCCCTACCGGCTGCGCTGGGGGCTTGCCGGCTGTGCGGAGCTTCTTGCCGGCGACGACCGGCTGTGGAGCTTCCGGCTAAGCCGTGAGAAGCTGGAAGAGGCGGCAGAGCGGGGCAGGCCGCCGGAAGCCGTGATAGGCTGGCTTGCGGCCCATGCCGCAGGCGGACTGCCTGATCAGGTCAGGCAGTCCCTTGCCCAGTGGTCGCGCAGCATTGGCCGGACCTCCTGGAAGGAGGCCATTCTGCTTGCCTGCCGGGGGGAAGGAGATGCTGCCGACATCGCTGCACATCCGCGGCTTGGAGACTGCCTGACCCGGATAGGGCCGCTGCATTTCATTGTGCAGCATGGGCGCGCGGATCAGGTTCGCAGGGAGCTGGCGGCAGCCGGACTGGCACCGCCGCGGCTGATCGGAAGCGCAGGTGGAGACGCGCTTGCGCCTGCCGGGCTGCCGGAGGATGCTGGCCTTGCTCAGCAGGAGGCATACGTCCTTCCGGCACCTGAAGAGACCACAGGCCTGCTAGGCGGCACCGCAATGCTCAGGACCGTGCCGGTCCCGGCTGCGGAACCAGAGGATGGGCTGCTTCCCGGTGAAGAAGGCGTTCCGCAGATGTGGCTGAGGGAATGGCGGGAATACCATATCACTACCGCACAAAAGGTAATGGAGCAGGCTCACCGCTGGGGGATTAAGGTCCGTTTGTCTCTGGAGGGGGAAATCTGTGATTTCATCCCCGAGCAGCTTCACGGCAGGCCGTGGAGCGTCTCCGGCTGGCTGATGCCTGCCGGAACCGGGCAGTATGAAGCCGCGGAGCTGGTACCGGGAGACTGGAAGGAAATGAAGCTGCTGATTCCGGAGAAGAGGAGAAATTCCTCTTCTGCTTAGGTGACCGGTTATGTTATGATAGGGTAGTCTACATTGTGCTGTAGAACATTACAACAGAAAAGAGTTGAAGTTCATGAGCGTAGCGGAATTGAATACGGTCGATATGGCCGAAGTGCTGACATACGCCTATGAATTAGGCGATATGATTAATCAATCCGCCGAAGTGTCGGATTATTTATACTGGAAGGGGCGCGTCGGCGCCAATTCCGAAATCCAGGCCATGGTCAGACGGCTGCAGAGCAAGAAGGAGCTGTTCGAAGAGACACAGCGCTTCGGGCATTTTCACCCCAATTACCATATGGCCAAGGATGAAGTAGCAGCAGTAGAGAAGGAGCTTGAGCAGTTCGAGGAGGTTGTCCGCTTCAAGCAGGCGGAGGCGACGCTGGACGATATTTTGCATTCCATGTCTGAAGCGATCGCATTCTCGGTGTCGGAGAGCATCAAGGTTCCGAGCAATGACCCGTCGCCGAAGGGCGGCTGCGGCAGCGGAGGCAAATGCTCCTGCGGATAAGGTGCCGCTGGCAGGGGAGAGAAAGAAAGGGCGGATGAGCTTATGTTTGCGGAACGGACAGGATATATCGTATGGGTCAGCGATGTCAAAGCGGCACGCAACCTGGAGAAATACGGGACACTGCACTATGTATCACGGCGGATGCACTATGCGGTAATGTACGTCAATGCGGAGCGTGCCGAGGAAGTAATGAAGAACGTCCGCAGGCTCTCATATGTGCGCAAGATCGAACGATCCTACCGCAATGAGCTCAAGACGGAATACACCAGTAACGGGCAGGACAAGTCACGGTATTACGGGCTGTAGGATAATTCATAGACGGAACAGAAGCAGGCGCTGCAGGCGTCTGCTTTTTTTTATAATGATACCTGTGTCCCGCTGCTTAAAATAAAACGGCCGGTTGTCGATATTTGGCAGAAGTTTTAATCACCGCTTAATACTTTGCGTATATGCTTGCAGTAAGAGTGATAAAATTCACGAAGACAGGCATACAGGTGATCAGATGAATAAAGAGCGGGCCCTTGCCCAAAAAATAAAATTAATCCCCAGGTATCTGCAGCATTTAAATGTCAGGCTCAGGGGGGAGCTTCAGGAGCTCGGCCAATTATCCGCATTGCTGGATATCATGAACAAAGAACGTCTGGACACGTATTTCCAGCCGATTTTGCAGCTGCGCTCCGGGCTTACGGTTGCACATGAGGTGCTGAACCGTCCTCCGTCCTCTGTCCATTTTCCCACTACCGAGCATTTCTACGAATTTGCCGGGCGGACGGACCAGATGTTCCGCTTTGAGCAGAACTGCCGGCGGATGTCGCTGCAGCGCTACATGGAACGGCTGCCGATGGAGGATCGTGCGAGCGGTACGCTTGTCTTCATAAACGTCCATCCCGGTGTGCTGAATGACGCCCGGCATAAGAGCGGTGAGACCCTTGC
Proteins encoded:
- a CDS encoding Asp23/Gls24 family envelope stress response protein translates to MAEQLQLEMGNIRISNDVVSKIAGLAALETPGIAAMSGGLSEGWAKRLSGKNVQKGVTVEVGQLEAAVDLRIIVLYETPIHEVCRMLQQNVREAVESMTGLHIVEVNVKVEGVAFKNDEIS
- a CDS encoding YlbF family regulator, encoding MSVAELNTVDMAEVLTYAYELGDMINQSAEVSDYLYWKGRVGANSEIQAMVRRLQSKKELFEETQRFGHFHPNYHMAKDEVAAVEKELEQFEEVVRFKQAEATLDDILHSMSEAIAFSVSESIKVPSNDPSPKGGCGSGGKCSCG
- a CDS encoding helicase-associated domain-containing protein, giving the protein MMTVSPGANEILRRICAAYADRPFAVEKAEQLRPEALCRAELQLAILELRRAGLLELRQKIWGEQLYQIPPQQLAAVQQECFSCKPESLNSGRVEVTWPAEAGLAAQLFRTLVFMRQEGLPLTGKGAVHKKHSGRLAAQLPVKDKHLRGLFPSTPADETVPLTVTVLLDLMLALELAERGDNAYRLKTEKMNAWLGLAEAQMTEMLYGVILSRYAASEPAQQHFRYLLSSGAFTPGSWYVLRDLMDLMLQSDLTAGKDTEALQPGCIAWLQCMAGFGWCELGTAADSGECCFRWTLYKPVLPAGQQNQDTGNFCAEPGYSAGGAGGGFIVQPDFEVLVPPEVPYRLRWGLAGCAELLAGDDRLWSFRLSREKLEEAAERGRPPEAVIGWLAAHAAGGLPDQVRQSLAQWSRSIGRTSWKEAILLACRGEGDAADIAAHPRLGDCLTRIGPLHFIVQHGRADQVRRELAAAGLAPPRLIGSAGGDALAPAGLPEDAGLAQQEAYVLPAPEETTGLLGGTAMLRTVPVPAAEPEDGLLPGEEGVPQMWLREWREYHITTAQKVMEQAHRWGIKVRLSLEGEICDFIPEQLHGRPWSVSGWLMPAGTGQYEAAELVPGDWKEMKLLIPEKRRNSSSA
- a CDS encoding DNA repair helicase XPB, encoding MNGTGACIARKDKTVLLECGHPGFGAAGMELADYAELVKSLPAYHTYRITPLSLWNAAAGGMTAEQIIASLRRLARWGVPAGLEEEIGRLVTRYGRLTLHAGTADSRLVLLRADSPALLDELAGLAGLDALQLRRTGELECACPAVSRGLLKQELTRLGYPVLDYAGYREGQGLSLAWTGVGLEETGGNPGTFGLRPYQQEAVRLFYGMGGSGVVVLPCGAGKTVVGLAVIEKLQCETLILTSNTTSVEQWREELLQRTSLQSGEIGEYTGERREVRPVTLATYQMLTHRRSKEEDFVHMSLFNERNWGLIIYDEVHLLPAPVFRATADIQATRRLGLTATLIREDGREGDVFSLIGPRCYELPWRSLEKQGWIAAVECVELVVPMDSALRSRYLYAGGKEQFRLAAGNPSKAEAAAGIIAEHAGARVLVIGQYLDQLEALAACLDAPLITGKTPQRERNRLYEAFNEGALNVLVVSKVANFAVNLPDASVAIEVSGAYGSRQEEAQRLGRILRPKQGENRAYFYTLVTGDSREQEFALRRRLFLTEQGYEYAVRTAGPQEEALL
- a CDS encoding YugN family protein, which codes for MIFENTGLVGLQSDLQYLDESAAKAGFIRWQWEYTRATYDCKIEDPQEGGEYFLRINTRAVEGKLEKPDAVLAVEAVYLGKATFPHGLEYDSPVPQPVLDTAAQRILELKGLLEA
- a CDS encoding YlbG family protein translates to MFAERTGYIVWVSDVKAARNLEKYGTLHYVSRRMHYAVMYVNAERAEEVMKNVRRLSYVRKIERSYRNELKTEYTSNGQDKSRYYGL
- the ftsW gene encoding putative lipid II flippase FtsW; the encoded protein is MNTVKGKTKQKARLPKRGTPDFQLLILTLLLVGFGLVMVFSSSSSLTLASEKFGNDPLYFLKNQIQWVVVGSVVMFTVMNIHYSKFKKWYAPIFLLTLLLLLLVAFTERTNGAKSWFNIGGLGIQPTELAKISIILYLSALITKKGERLRDLRTGYIPVMVIVGIVAGLIMMQPDLGSCLILVATSGLVIYAGGASMKHILASIALLVLGVGIVMGAKTAIDSLSPQTTIVAADNNYKMDRIAAFIDPFKDAEDGGYNIIQSLTALGEGGTGGAGFGQSIQKLHYLPYPYTDFIFAVIGEELGFIGTAVFLLVYLYFIWRGIMIALRCTDPFGTLVGVGVMGLIAIQAFVNIGGVTKTIPLTGVTLPFISYGGSSLVVTMFCMGIMLSISRETNRPAKEEVTKSVTTVRQVRATR
- a CDS encoding M20 metallopeptidase family protein; this encodes MDKREIDRLLPEMVEWRRHLHRHPETSYQEKETSAFVAAKLEAFGIEVKRSKAGYGLTGILKGSRPGKTVVLRADMDALNITEESGSEYASQNPGVMHACGHDGHTAMLLGAAAYYSARRDGLKGELRFLFQPAEEICPGGAKDMIAEGVLDGADAIYGLHLWTPLPLGTVGSAPGPLMASADEFFIDITGRGGHGGMPHRTVDSIVAAAALVTQLQTIVSRSVDPLQPAVLSIGTIQGGTAQNIIAERCRITGTVRAFDEETRYLIRTRIEEMASAVAAVYGAEAKVDYMMGYPPLVNDEAEFRRFMRVAPEALGDEAQVIHMEKIMPAEDFAYYVKEIPGCFIFVGAGNADKNAVYPHHHSKFDFDEDALLHGATLLVALADSCQNE
- a CDS encoding CBS domain-containing protein, yielding MKTVREVMTERPAAVTLLDNVYEVAVKMRDYDTGFIPVTDSESGNRLIGVITDRDLVLRGYAQKHPGSTAVETVMSKQVVSVEQSATVEEAAELMASRQIRRLPVTRDGELIGVVSLGDLAAKNIFADEAGEALSEISRHRLH